The proteins below are encoded in one region of Aequorivita iocasae:
- the murG gene encoding undecaprenyldiphospho-muramoylpentapeptide beta-N-acetylglucosaminyltransferase: MKYKFIISGGGTGGHIYPAVAIANELKTRFPDAEFLFVGAKDRMEMEKVPQAGYKIKGLWISGLQRSLSLQNLAFPLKLVSSLGKSLKILKKFKPDVAIGTGGYASAPLLRMAALKGIPCLIQEQNSHAGITNKWLSGKVQKICVAYEGMEKFFPSEKIKFTGNPVRQDLLDISLKKEEAMAFFNLKKEKKTLLVLGGSLGARRINQLIEKSLPFFEKQNLQVIWQCGKFYEETYKNKGSQTVQIHPFLNRMDLAYAAADFIISRAGALSVSELCLVGKPVLFIPSPNVAEDHQTKNALAISEKNAALLIKESELDANFENEFSALLASEEKQKTLSENIKKLAKPNATKDIVEEIEKLLQ; this comes from the coding sequence TTGAAATATAAATTCATCATATCAGGCGGAGGCACCGGAGGTCATATTTACCCGGCGGTTGCCATTGCGAACGAGTTAAAAACCCGTTTTCCCGATGCTGAATTTTTGTTCGTTGGCGCAAAAGATAGAATGGAAATGGAAAAGGTGCCACAGGCAGGTTACAAAATAAAGGGCCTGTGGATTTCTGGGCTGCAGCGTAGTTTATCATTGCAGAATTTGGCGTTTCCGTTGAAACTTGTTTCCAGTCTTGGAAAATCGCTTAAAATTCTTAAAAAGTTTAAGCCAGATGTTGCAATTGGTACGGGCGGTTATGCCAGTGCTCCCTTGTTGCGAATGGCGGCTTTGAAAGGCATTCCTTGCTTAATTCAAGAGCAGAACAGCCATGCTGGCATCACCAACAAATGGTTGAGCGGTAAAGTTCAGAAAATTTGTGTGGCGTATGAAGGAATGGAAAAATTCTTCCCTTCCGAAAAAATAAAATTCACCGGCAATCCCGTGCGGCAGGATTTGCTGGATATTTCTTTAAAAAAAGAAGAGGCAATGGCATTCTTCAATTTAAAAAAAGAAAAGAAAACCTTGTTGGTTTTGGGCGGAAGTCTTGGCGCGCGCCGCATCAATCAATTGATAGAAAAATCACTTCCTTTTTTTGAAAAACAGAATTTGCAAGTTATTTGGCAATGCGGAAAATTTTACGAAGAAACCTATAAAAACAAAGGTTCCCAAACGGTTCAAATCCATCCTTTTTTAAACCGAATGGATTTGGCATACGCTGCGGCAGATTTCATCATTTCGCGTGCGGGTGCTCTTTCTGTTTCTGAGTTGTGCTTGGTGGGGAAACCAGTACTGTTTATTCCTTCTCCCAACGTAGCTGAAGACCACCAAACCAAAAACGCGCTGGCAATTTCAGAAAAAAATGCCGCGTTATTGATTAAGGAAAGTGAACTGGATGCCAATTTCGAAAACGAATTTTCAGCATTGCTTGCTTCCGAAGAAAAGCAGAAAACCCTATCTGAAAACATAAAAAAACTAGCAAAACCAAACGCAACCAAAGATATAGTTGAAGAGATTGAAAAACTTTTACAATGA
- the murC gene encoding UDP-N-acetylmuramate--L-alanine ligase: MNNLKDIQTFYFVGIGGIGMSALARYFKMQGKNVFGYDKTSTDLTDELVAEGIPVTFVDEISEVQKEVISNENVLVVYTPAIPKCNKILNYFFSEEFSILKRAQLLGEVSKNTLCLAVAGTHGKTTTSAILGHLLAECNMPVTAFLGGIAENYNSNFIYKGSEITVVEADEFDRSFLQLRPDIACVTSMDADHLDIYGDANEIEDAFRNFAKLVEKEDNVFIKNNLPLDGMTVAVEESADYEAQNVKIENGAYLFNLKTPTETLENLTFHLPGHHNLTNAIMALGMAILAGSPTDRLPKALASFKGVKRRFSYKIKTEELVLIDDYAHHPTEIDALFQAVDEMYPNDHKQIVFQPHLFSRTRDFAEGFAKSLSQFDEVVLLDIYPAREEPIEGITSEWLLKQIIAKNKRLVFKSALPEVLLKSKCRIKLLVGAGNIGAEVNKLTKILKNEA, encoded by the coding sequence TTGAACAACCTTAAAGACATACAAACTTTCTACTTCGTTGGCATTGGCGGCATTGGGATGAGTGCGCTTGCGCGTTACTTTAAAATGCAGGGTAAAAATGTCTTTGGTTATGACAAAACTTCAACAGATTTGACCGATGAATTGGTAGCCGAAGGAATACCTGTGACTTTTGTGGATGAAATTTCTGAGGTTCAAAAAGAGGTGATTTCCAACGAAAATGTATTGGTAGTTTATACGCCCGCCATTCCCAAGTGTAATAAAATTTTAAACTATTTCTTTTCCGAAGAATTTTCAATCTTAAAACGCGCCCAGCTTTTGGGTGAAGTTTCTAAAAACACCCTTTGCTTGGCGGTGGCGGGTACTCATGGTAAAACCACAACTTCAGCCATTTTAGGTCATTTGCTAGCTGAATGTAATATGCCCGTAACCGCATTCTTGGGGGGAATAGCAGAGAATTATAATTCAAATTTTATTTATAAAGGCAGTGAAATAACTGTTGTGGAGGCTGATGAATTTGACAGATCTTTTCTGCAGCTTCGGCCAGACATTGCTTGTGTAACATCAATGGATGCCGACCATTTGGACATTTATGGAGATGCTAATGAAATAGAAGATGCTTTTCGAAATTTTGCAAAATTGGTTGAAAAAGAAGATAACGTTTTTATAAAAAATAACCTTCCGTTAGACGGAATGACTGTTGCTGTAGAAGAATCCGCAGATTACGAAGCTCAAAACGTAAAAATTGAAAACGGTGCATACCTTTTCAATTTAAAAACCCCGACGGAAACGTTGGAAAACTTAACCTTCCATCTTCCAGGGCACCACAATCTTACAAATGCCATTATGGCTTTGGGTATGGCGATTTTAGCAGGCTCCCCAACCGATCGTCTGCCCAAAGCATTGGCATCTTTTAAAGGGGTGAAGCGCCGCTTTTCCTATAAAATAAAAACCGAAGAATTGGTTCTGATAGACGATTATGCGCACCATCCCACAGAAATTGATGCGTTATTTCAAGCCGTTGACGAAATGTACCCAAACGATCACAAACAGATTGTTTTTCAGCCACATCTTTTCAGCAGAACTCGTGATTTTGCAGAAGGTTTTGCAAAAAGTTTATCGCAGTTTGACGAAGTTGTGCTGCTCGATATTTATCCTGCACGGGAAGAACCTATTGAAGGTATTACTTCGGAATGGCTTTTAAAGCAAATAATAGCAAAAAACAAAAGACTGGTTTTTAAATCTGCTTTGCCAGAGGTATTGTTGAAATCAAAATGCAGGATAAAACTGCTCGTTGGGGCAGGAAATATTGGTGCCGAAGTAAATAAATTAACAAAAATATTGAAAAATGAAGCGTAG
- a CDS encoding cell division protein FtsQ/DivIB, with translation MKRSIEIIKFIILLGIMAFLFSFTKKRNDSRKIKKLDVEFVDENSPFITYNTVNKLLIQNHDKVTSIDKETLVLKKMEQRLRENPMVRDAQVYISVDGTLGAKIEQRKPIGRVSASPDYYLDADGKKMPLSDVYSARVPIITGSSKNNFNEVTPLLLKIEADEFMKRSVVGLNQKTNGDIELELRKVDFKVLFGKPENIDKKFQNFKAFYKKTKQDSTLYGYGTVSLKFESQVIATKK, from the coding sequence ATGAAGCGTAGCATTGAAATCATCAAATTTATCATTTTGCTTGGCATTATGGCGTTTCTTTTCAGCTTTACCAAAAAACGAAATGATTCGCGAAAAATAAAAAAACTGGACGTAGAGTTTGTCGATGAAAACAGCCCGTTTATAACCTACAATACAGTTAATAAATTGTTGATACAAAATCATGATAAGGTTACGAGCATAGACAAAGAAACTTTAGTTTTGAAGAAGATGGAGCAAAGATTGCGGGAAAACCCTATGGTTCGTGATGCTCAGGTCTATATCTCGGTTGACGGTACTTTGGGGGCAAAAATTGAGCAGCGCAAACCTATAGGCAGGGTGTCTGCTTCGCCGGATTATTATTTAGATGCAGATGGAAAGAAGATGCCGTTGTCTGACGTTTATTCAGCTAGGGTGCCAATAATTACCGGAAGTTCAAAAAATAACTTCAATGAAGTTACGCCGCTACTTCTTAAGATTGAAGCAGATGAGTTTATGAAGCGTAGTGTAGTGGGCTTAAACCAAAAAACGAACGGCGATATTGAATTGGAACTTCGGAAAGTAGATTTTAAAGTACTTTTCGGAAAACCCGAAAACATCGACAAGAAGTTTCAAAACTTTAAAGCGTTTTATAAAAAAACAAAACAAGATAGTACTCTTTATGGGTACGGTACGGTAAGCCTGAAATTTGAGAGTCAGGTAATCGCCACAAAAAAGTAA
- the ftsA gene encoding cell division protein FtsA, translating to MENDNIAVGLDIGTTKIVAMIGRKNDYGKMEVLGIGKAKSLGVHRGVVNNITQTIQSIQQAVQDAETSSGMKIKEVVVGIAGQHIRSLQHSDYITRPNGEDVISEADIDRLCNQVHKLVMLPGEEILHVLPQDFKVDGQAEIKEPIGMYGARLEANFHVVVGQVSSIRNVGRCIKSAGLELSAITLEPLASAKAVLSQEEKEAGVALIDIGGGTTDLAIFKDGIIRHTAVIPFGGNVITEDIKEGCSIIEKQAELLKIKFGSAWPGENKDNEIVSIPGLRGREPKEISLKNLSKIIHARVIEIIEQVYMEIKNYGHEEQKKKLIAGIVLTGGGAQLQHIKQLVEYITGMDTRIGYPNEHLAGDSDAETTSPMYATAVGLVLNSLESKEKSSLMKRFSHEIESEVREEKADTSENEKEIKEEKVKEKEQKTSKRFFDKWAEKFKEFLDNAE from the coding sequence ATGGAAAACGATAATATTGCTGTAGGATTGGATATAGGAACTACCAAAATCGTCGCGATGATTGGTAGAAAGAACGATTATGGCAAAATGGAAGTATTGGGAATAGGAAAGGCCAAAAGCCTTGGTGTACACCGGGGCGTGGTAAACAATATTACCCAAACCATACAGTCCATCCAGCAAGCGGTACAAGATGCTGAAACTTCTTCTGGGATGAAGATAAAAGAAGTAGTGGTAGGCATTGCCGGCCAGCATATAAGAAGCCTTCAGCATAGCGATTACATTACGCGTCCCAATGGTGAGGATGTTATAAGTGAAGCAGATATTGACAGGCTTTGTAACCAAGTACACAAGCTGGTAATGCTTCCGGGAGAGGAGATATTGCACGTCTTGCCCCAAGATTTTAAGGTGGATGGACAGGCCGAAATAAAAGAGCCCATCGGTATGTACGGCGCACGTTTGGAAGCAAATTTCCACGTAGTTGTGGGGCAGGTTTCCTCCATCAGAAATGTGGGAAGATGCATCAAAAGCGCAGGATTGGAACTTTCGGCCATCACTTTGGAGCCTTTAGCTTCCGCAAAAGCGGTTTTGAGCCAAGAGGAAAAAGAAGCCGGCGTTGCCTTAATTGATATAGGAGGTGGAACGACCGATTTGGCGATTTTCAAAGATGGCATTATTCGCCATACCGCTGTAATTCCTTTTGGTGGAAATGTGATTACTGAAGACATAAAGGAAGGCTGTTCCATTATTGAAAAGCAGGCAGAACTTTTGAAAATAAAATTTGGTTCAGCTTGGCCCGGTGAGAACAAAGACAACGAAATTGTTTCAATCCCCGGCCTTCGCGGAAGGGAACCGAAGGAAATCAGTTTAAAAAATCTTTCAAAAATAATCCATGCCCGTGTTATCGAAATTATCGAGCAAGTGTATATGGAAATTAAAAATTACGGCCACGAAGAGCAAAAGAAGAAGCTTATTGCAGGAATAGTACTTACCGGAGGCGGGGCGCAGCTCCAGCACATTAAGCAACTCGTGGAATATATTACCGGAATGGATACACGTATTGGCTATCCTAATGAGCATTTGGCAGGCGATAGCGATGCCGAGACTACAAGTCCGATGTATGCAACTGCGGTAGGTTTGGTGCTCAACAGTTTGGAAAGCAAAGAAAAATCTTCATTGATGAAACGTTTTTCACACGAAATTGAGTCGGAGGTAAGAGAAGAAAAAGCTGATACGTCGGAAAATGAAAAAGAAATTAAAGAAGAAAAGGTAAAGGAAAAGGAACAGAAAACTTCAAAACGGTTTTTTGATAAATGGGCAGAGAAGTTTAAGGAGTTTTTAGACAATGCCGAATAA
- the ftsZ gene encoding cell division protein FtsZ has translation MSSKTEFDNISFDLPKNQSNVIKVIGVGGGGSNAINHMFSQGIKGVDFVICNTDSQALENSPVPIKIQLGVSLTEGLGAGANPKVGEQSAVESMEEIRSMLTTNTKMIFITAGMGGGTGTGAAPIIAKMAKDMDILTVGIVTIPFQFEGKTRNDQAQIGVEKLRQNVDSLVVINNNKLREVYGNLGFKAGFSKADEVLATAARGIAEVITHHYTQNIDLRDAKTVLANSGTAIMGSATASGANRAKEAIGKALDSPLLNDNKIKGAKNVLLLIVSGTDEITIDEIGEISDHIQDEAGHSANIIMGVGEEENLEGSISITVIATGFNVEQQNEIVNTETKKIIHTLEDEQRAEQNLTPKATASSVKLPEQPLNTPPKAEHVVVKHTLFDDAEVEEKLPFEGYIKTSELLKNINVSYEEVKAKNIEEFNQVEVNKINVNEFVILEALKENKNINNTSSEEKDDQILMFDLPINTTSKKSSEKEQKEETIFFDLDNIEVKDHVEIIPVTEVSGNGIKRYSLDDYQEVENRLNSAKPSKLTAEEVEDDDAEIIFEKRTVSEPNATETEVKEEEDPMNLPISKILSDRTEERKRKMKEFNYKFKNSPSRIDEIEKQPAYKRMGIDLNETKNEPNISRTSVNTDDDDISLRKNNSFLHDNVD, from the coding sequence ATGAGCAGTAAAACAGAATTTGATAACATTTCATTCGACCTGCCGAAAAACCAATCAAACGTGATAAAAGTGATTGGTGTAGGCGGCGGAGGGAGTAACGCCATTAACCATATGTTCAGCCAGGGCATAAAGGGAGTTGATTTTGTAATTTGCAATACAGATTCACAAGCATTGGAAAACAGCCCCGTGCCTATCAAAATTCAGCTTGGAGTGTCCTTGACCGAAGGTTTGGGAGCAGGTGCTAATCCTAAGGTTGGCGAGCAATCTGCCGTAGAAAGTATGGAAGAGATCCGCAGCATGCTTACCACCAACACCAAAATGATTTTCATTACTGCGGGTATGGGTGGCGGTACTGGAACCGGTGCTGCGCCAATTATTGCAAAAATGGCAAAGGATATGGATATTCTTACTGTGGGTATCGTGACCATTCCATTTCAATTTGAAGGGAAAACACGAAATGACCAAGCACAGATAGGTGTTGAGAAACTACGTCAAAACGTGGACTCTTTGGTGGTTATCAACAACAATAAATTGCGTGAAGTTTACGGTAACCTTGGTTTCAAGGCTGGTTTCTCAAAAGCCGATGAAGTTTTGGCCACCGCTGCTCGTGGTATTGCCGAGGTTATCACGCATCACTACACTCAAAACATTGACCTCCGCGATGCTAAAACAGTACTTGCCAACAGTGGTACTGCTATTATGGGAAGTGCCACCGCTTCTGGCGCTAACAGAGCTAAGGAAGCCATCGGTAAAGCTTTGGACTCTCCATTGCTCAACGACAACAAAATAAAAGGTGCCAAAAATGTCTTGCTCCTCATAGTTTCTGGTACTGACGAAATTACTATTGACGAAATTGGTGAAATCAGTGATCATATTCAAGATGAGGCTGGCCATAGCGCAAATATCATTATGGGTGTTGGCGAAGAGGAAAACCTAGAAGGTTCTATTTCTATCACCGTTATCGCCACGGGGTTCAATGTAGAACAACAAAACGAAATAGTAAATACTGAAACAAAAAAAATAATCCACACACTTGAGGATGAGCAAAGAGCTGAACAAAATCTTACGCCAAAAGCAACAGCTAGTTCTGTTAAGTTGCCAGAGCAACCCTTAAACACTCCTCCTAAAGCTGAACACGTCGTTGTAAAGCATACGCTTTTTGACGATGCTGAGGTGGAAGAGAAATTGCCATTTGAAGGTTACATTAAAACTTCAGAGTTATTGAAAAATATAAATGTTTCCTATGAAGAAGTTAAAGCAAAAAATATAGAGGAATTCAATCAGGTAGAAGTCAATAAAATTAATGTGAACGAATTTGTGATTCTTGAAGCTCTTAAAGAAAATAAGAATATCAACAATACTTCTTCCGAAGAAAAGGACGACCAAATACTCATGTTTGATCTCCCCATAAACACTACTTCAAAAAAGTCTTCAGAAAAGGAACAAAAAGAAGAAACAATTTTCTTTGACCTAGACAATATTGAGGTAAAAGACCATGTGGAGATTATTCCGGTTACCGAAGTTTCCGGTAACGGCATAAAGCGTTACAGTTTGGATGATTATCAAGAAGTAGAAAATAGGCTCAATAGTGCAAAACCATCTAAATTGACAGCAGAAGAGGTTGAGGATGACGACGCAGAAATTATTTTTGAAAAAAGAACTGTTTCTGAGCCAAACGCAACTGAAACTGAGGTGAAAGAGGAGGAAGATCCTATGAATTTACCCATTTCGAAAATTTTGAGTGATCGTACCGAAGAGCGCAAACGTAAAATGAAAGAATTTAATTACAAATTCAAAAACAGCCCTTCACGTATTGATGAGATTGAAAAGCAACCGGCCTACAAACGTATGGGCATTGACCTGAATGAAACCAAGAATGAACCTAACATATCACGAACCTCTGTAAATACAGATGATGATGATATTTCCTTGCGAAAAAACAATTCATTTTTGCACGATAATGTGGACTAG